The Fimbriimonas ginsengisoli Gsoil 348 genome window below encodes:
- the hfq gene encoding RNA chaperone Hfq: MAKAINLQDMFLNQVRKEGIGVTIYLTNSVQLRGQVRGFDAFTVLLDAPGKPTQLVYKHAVASIVPTKPISSYRAQGEGEEGDRRIPE, translated from the coding sequence ATGGCAAAGGCGATTAATCTCCAGGACATGTTCCTGAACCAGGTGCGGAAAGAAGGGATCGGGGTGACCATCTACCTCACGAACAGCGTGCAGCTTCGCGGACAGGTCCGGGGCTTCGATGCCTTTACCGTGCTTCTAGACGCACCCGGCAAGCCGACTCAGCTTGTCTACAAACACGCGGTAGCCAGTATCGTGCCGACCAAGCCGATCTCTTCGTACCGAGCCCAAGGCGAGGGTGAAGAAGGCGACCGCCGGATTCCCGAGTAG
- the dapF gene encoding diaminopimelate epimerase codes for MIKFTKMQGTGNDFVMVDAFREKELPADLPELARWACDRRFGIGGDGLILADPGSEAPFRMRMFNPDGSASEMCGNGIRCLARLLRDHGHTEADSVPVETGAGILTVELRPGGVRVDMGRAKLSRQEIGMPGIGPFVEEDLGNGLRGTAVSMGNPHLVIFVDDVAAVDLVKLGRELEHHPLFPNRTNVHFVQVVDRQTLIQRTWERGAGITLACGTGACACAVAAVMTNRADRSVEIRLPGGNLHIDFDADGRVFMTGPAETVFEGEIG; via the coding sequence GTGATTAAGTTCACCAAGATGCAGGGGACCGGCAACGACTTCGTCATGGTCGATGCCTTCCGCGAGAAGGAACTTCCCGCCGATCTGCCCGAGCTTGCCCGGTGGGCTTGCGATCGGCGATTCGGCATCGGCGGGGACGGCCTGATCCTCGCCGATCCTGGCTCTGAGGCGCCGTTCCGAATGAGGATGTTCAATCCGGACGGAAGCGCCAGCGAAATGTGCGGCAACGGAATCCGCTGCCTGGCCCGCCTTTTGCGCGACCATGGGCACACCGAAGCCGACTCCGTTCCGGTGGAAACCGGCGCCGGCATCCTCACCGTCGAGCTCCGGCCGGGGGGAGTCCGGGTCGACATGGGCCGGGCTAAGCTCTCGCGTCAGGAGATCGGGATGCCGGGCATCGGCCCGTTCGTTGAGGAAGATCTCGGAAACGGACTCCGCGGGACGGCGGTCTCCATGGGAAACCCGCACCTGGTGATCTTCGTCGACGACGTCGCGGCCGTCGACCTGGTGAAGCTCGGGCGAGAGTTGGAGCATCACCCCTTGTTCCCTAACCGCACCAACGTTCACTTCGTACAGGTCGTCGACCGGCAAACCCTGATCCAGAGAACCTGGGAACGAGGAGCTGGGATCACGTTGGCGTGTGGTACCGGCGCCTGCGCCTGTGCCGTGGCGGCGGTGATGACCAACCGGGCCGATCGCTCGGTCGAGATCCGGCTTCCCGGTGGGAATCTCCACATCGACTTCGACGCGGACGGCCGGGTGTTTATGACCGGTCCCGCGGAGACGGTTTTCGAAGGCGAAATCGGTTAA
- a CDS encoding HD domain-containing protein, with product MEDAIPSRLAAQMRFLLEADRLKGVLRTSSIGDGTRCENSAEHSWHVALMAMVLAEHCSHPIDLGKVLQLLTVHDLVEVYAGDTLIYDEEAVKSQSDRETAAADKLFGMLPSGQESYFRSLWQEFEEGKSPEASFARAVDALAPTWLHWGSHAHPPAGTLTVAQVIERKTKLLAPYPELFAVLKQVLDSALARGLIAR from the coding sequence ATGGAAGATGCCATTCCGTCGCGTTTAGCGGCTCAGATGAGGTTCTTGCTCGAGGCGGATCGCCTCAAAGGCGTTCTTCGGACCTCCTCCATCGGCGACGGCACCCGTTGCGAAAATAGCGCCGAACATTCTTGGCACGTGGCGCTCATGGCGATGGTCCTCGCCGAACATTGCTCGCACCCTATCGACTTGGGCAAGGTGCTCCAGCTCCTGACGGTGCACGACCTCGTCGAGGTCTACGCCGGCGACACCCTCATCTACGACGAGGAAGCGGTCAAGAGTCAAAGCGACCGCGAGACGGCGGCGGCCGATAAGTTATTTGGCATGCTGCCAAGCGGTCAAGAAAGCTACTTTCGATCGCTTTGGCAAGAGTTCGAAGAGGGGAAGTCACCCGAGGCGAGCTTTGCGCGCGCCGTCGACGCGCTGGCTCCGACTTGGCTGCACTGGGGCTCCCACGCACATCCGCCGGCCGGCACTCTTACTGTCGCTCAAGTAATTGAGCGGAAGACCAAGCTGTTGGCGCCCTACCCCGAACTCTTTGCCGTTCTCAAGCAAGTCCTCGACTCCGCCCTGGCCAGGGGCCTCATCGCGAGATAG
- a CDS encoding phosphotransferase family protein, with product MEATAEQVATALAEIFDPVSVSNVSLVGRGYEAEIFGFELAGEKLVLRLFHHAADDERAAKEFTVQARLHRLGYPVPQVHLTLSSGESELRRPLVVMKWVDGTSLGADFWGGTFERKQAAEDQLYRLMADLHLLRVDDVFGPACDVSLREEVAAMKRLASTSHGLRPVFDWLLEQASHLPEEPACVVHGDFHANNVLRASDSSVVIDWSNCRPGDYRWDVAWIRLLVRADEQEDGGSRALATYERYSGRRPVRLDFFEVLGATKILLEAESDSRAKPAADFVAYLISLIEKRTSISVARDPIGR from the coding sequence ATGGAGGCTACTGCCGAGCAGGTCGCCACGGCGTTGGCGGAGATCTTCGACCCCGTCAGCGTCTCCAACGTAAGCCTCGTCGGCCGGGGATATGAGGCCGAGATCTTTGGGTTCGAGTTAGCCGGTGAAAAGCTCGTCTTGCGGCTCTTCCACCACGCCGCCGACGACGAAAGGGCGGCCAAGGAATTCACCGTTCAAGCCCGGTTGCATCGGCTCGGCTACCCGGTTCCCCAGGTGCACTTAACTCTCTCATCGGGTGAATCGGAGCTAAGGCGGCCACTGGTCGTCATGAAATGGGTCGACGGCACGTCTCTCGGCGCCGACTTCTGGGGCGGAACTTTCGAGAGGAAGCAGGCGGCGGAAGACCAGCTCTATCGGCTGATGGCCGATCTGCACCTCCTTCGAGTAGACGATGTCTTTGGCCCCGCCTGCGACGTAAGCCTGCGAGAGGAGGTGGCTGCAATGAAACGGCTTGCCTCTACCTCACATGGTTTGCGGCCGGTATTCGACTGGCTCTTGGAGCAGGCTTCGCACCTTCCCGAGGAACCCGCTTGCGTGGTCCACGGCGACTTCCACGCCAATAACGTTCTCCGCGCCTCCGACTCGAGCGTAGTCATCGATTGGTCGAACTGCAGGCCCGGCGACTACCGCTGGGACGTTGCCTGGATTCGCTTACTCGTCCGCGCCGACGAACAGGAGGACGGTGGCTCCCGTGCGCTTGCTACTTATGAGCGTTACTCCGGTCGAAGGCCGGTCCGTCTCGACTTCTTCGAAGTGCTCGGCGCGACTAAGATCTTGCTGGAAGCGGAAAGCGACAGCCGCGCCAAGCCAGCCGCCGACTTTGTCGCTTACCTAATCTCCCTTATCGAAAAGAGAACCTCGATTTCCGTCGCCCGAGATCCTATCGGCCGCTAG